In Miscanthus floridulus cultivar M001 chromosome 5, ASM1932011v1, whole genome shotgun sequence, one genomic interval encodes:
- the LOC136451043 gene encoding disease resistance protein RPP13-like isoform X2, with amino-acid sequence MAETAITTVLAKVAELVAWEAAVLLEVGDDVRLLRDKLEWLHTFIRDADRRRRLRDDEFVAVWVRQTRDVVFEAEDALDDFLHRAGRRRRTATLGSGDDLEEYTVGLDKYSDMLKEQLLDDSVPARALVPIAGESSIGKTTLARKVYQSLEVRNHFEIRTWTVIPHKCRAADVLRDIHRQMTNQLRRAPSASKQAAEDACDGNKAIGTGKDISNQLHKSMTGRRYLVVVDGSVSVTDWNSLRASLPDEGNGSRVLLITDPEGLEVVGLGHAGHTYDPIELTRLSPESTYEVFRRRVFGARGDCPGRYKSRYYQDVFRITRGLPLSIVVLAGILRSKELPAEWDEVMAQLAPPAREQQHRGGSSSNSWPRIMSRAFDDLPHHLKSCFLYLAAMRESTPVDAQRLVRLWVAEGFVRPRRGSTMEEVGQGYLKELISRCMVQLVDKDDFGAVQTVVVHDRLQAFAQDEAQEASFIESHDSTDVLAPATVRRLAVLNSTTDRYVQLSNALPKLRSIICDFVEVRRVRSSSNIIHTGDLGFLHASKFLRVVDIQGLELKKLPNEIGSMIHIRYLGLQCGDLEKLPSTIGNLVNLQSLILGGRHVLEVPAAFWRIPTLRHVVALFTLPSRALGDLHSLQTLHGVHPRGWGGDYNPLGKAANLRSLELRELTAEHTDALEAALESLDLLEHLELRGDPLPSSVFSIPSLRRLQSLKLIGAMDAPEGPNSAEDVRYIRPNLTRLSMWNTEVGQKFVDMLAELPNLAELTMMYDAYDGDRLAFVETGFPRLHKLKLGLTKLEEWTVSPESMPGLAMLTLFRCAKMRMLPEALAGMTELEEVVLYSMPDIVERIKEGEGQDYHKVKHVPVIQTIY; translated from the exons ATGGCGGAGACGGCGATCACGACGGTGCTGGCCAAGGTGGCGGAGCTGGTGGCGTGGGAGGCGGCGGTGCTGCTGGAGGTGGGCGACGAcgtgcgcctcctccgcgacAAGCTCGAGTGGCTCCACACCTTCATCCGCGAcgccgaccgccgccgccgcctccgcgacGACGAGTTCGTCGCCGTCTGGGTGCGCCAGACCCGCGACGTCGTCTTCGAGGCCGAGGACGCGCTCGACGACTTCCTCCACCGCGCCGGCCGGAGGCGGAGGACGGCCACGCTGGGTTCCGG GGACGATCTGGAGGAGTACACGGTTGGGCTGGACAAGTACAGCGACATGCTCAAGGAGCAGCTCCTGGACGACTCCGTCCCCGCGCGCGCGCTCGTGCCCATCGCCGGCGAGAGCAGCATTGGCAAGACGACGCTCGCCCGGAAGGTGTACCAGAGCCTCGAGGTCCGCAACCACTTCGAGATCCGCACGTGGACGGTGATCCCGCACAAGTGCCGCGCCGCCGACGTCCTCCGCGACATCCACCGGCAGATGACCAACCAGCTGCGGCGGGCCCCCTCCGCGTCCAAGCAGGCCGCGGAAGACGCCTGCGACGGCAACAAAGCCATCGGAACGGGAAAGGACATCAGCAACCAGCTTCACAAGAGCATGACAGGGAGGCGGTACCTCGTGGTCGTCGACGGCAGCGTGTCCGTCACGGACTGGAACAGCCTGCGAGCCTCCCTCCCCGACGAGGGCAACGGCAGCAGGGTGCTCCTGATCACGGACCCGGAAGGCCTGGAGGTGGTCGGCCTCGGCCACGCTGGCCACACGTACGACCCGATCGAGCTGACCCGGCTGAGTCCGGAGAGCACGTACGAGGTGTTCCGGCGCCGGGTGTTCGGCGCCCGCGGCGACTGCCCCGGCCGGTACAAGTCGAGGTACTACCAGGACGTGTTCCGGATCACGCGCGGCCTGCCGCTGTCGATCGTCGTCCTCGCCGGGATCCTGCGGTCCAAGGAGCTGCCGGCGGAGTGGGACGAGGTGATGGCGCAGCTGGCCCCGCCGGCGCGCGAGCAGCAGCACaggggcggcagcagcagcaacagctggCCCCGGATCATGTCGCGGGCCTTCGACGACCTGCCGCACCACCTCAAGTCGTGCTTCCTCTACCTGGCGGCGATGCGGGAGAGCACGCCCGTGGATGCGCAGCGCCTGGTGCGCCTGTGGGTGGCCGAGGGGTTCGTGCGCCCGCGCCGCGGGAGCACCATGGAGGAGGTCGGGCAGGGGTACCTCAAGGAGCTCATCTCCCGCTGCATGGTGCAGCTGGTGGACAAGGACGACTTCGGCGCCGTGCAGACGGTGGTGGTGCACGACCGCCTGCAAGCCTTCGCGCAGGACGAGGCGCAGGAGGCCAGCTTCATCGAGAGCCACGACAGCACCGACGTGCTCGCGCCTGCCACCGTGCGCCGCCTCGCTGTCCTCAACTCCACCACGGACAGGTACGTGCAGCTCAGCAACGCGCTCCCCAAGCTGCGCTCCATCATCTGCGACTTTGTGGAGGTTCGCCGAGTCAGGTCGTCCAGCAACATCATCCACACCGGCGACCTGGGATTCCTCCATGCTTCCAAGTTCCTCCGCGTCGTTGACATCCAGGGACTCGAGCTCAAGAAGCTCCCAAACGAGATCGGCTCCATGATCCACATCAG GTACCTGGGTCTCCAATGCGGCGACTTGGAGAAGCTCCCGAGCACCATAGGCAACCTTGTCAACCTGCAGTCGCTCATCCTCGGCGGCCGGCACGTCCTGGAGGTGCCCGCCGCGTTCTGGAGGATCCCCACGCTGCGGCACGTCGTCGCGCTGTTCACTCTGCCGAGCAGGGCCCTGGGCGACCTGCACAGCCTCCAGACGCTCCACGGCGTGCATCCCCGCGGATGGGGCGGCGACTACAACCCGCTGGGGAAGGCCGCCAACCTCCGGTCGCTGGAGCTCCGCGAGCTGACCGCCGAGCACACCGATGCGCTGGAGGCCGCGCTGGAGAGCCTCGACCTCCTAGAGCACCTGGAGCTGCGGGGCGATCCGCTGCCGTCGAGCGTGTTCagtatcccgagcctccgccggCTGCAGAGCCTGAAGCTGATAGGCGCCATGGATGCGCCGGAGGGGCCCAACAGCGCGGAGGACGTCCGGTACATCCGGCCGAACCTGACCAGGCTGTCGATGTGGAACACCGAGGTGGGGCAGAAGTTCGTGGACATGCTGGCCGAGCTGCCGAACCTGGCCGAGCTCACGATGATGTACGACGCCTATGACGGCGATCGGCTGGCGTTCGTGGAGACTGGGTTCCCGAGGCTGCACAAGCTGAAGCTCGGCCTAACGAAGCTGGAGGAGTGGACGGTGAGCCCGGAGTCCATGCCGGGGCTCGCCATGCTGACGCTGTTCCGGTGCGCCAAAATGCGGATGCTCCCGGAGGCTCTCGCTGGGATGACGGAGCTAGAGGAGGTGGTGCTGTACAGCATGCCCGACATCGTGGAGAGGATCAAGGAGGGCGAAGGCCAGGATTACCACAAGGTTAAGCACGTACCAGTCATCCAGACTATATACTGA
- the LOC136451043 gene encoding disease resistance protein RPP13-like isoform X1 yields the protein MAETAITTVLAKVAELVAWEAAVLLEVGDDVRLLRDKLEWLHTFIRDADRRRRLRDDEFVAVWVRQTRDVVFEAEDALDDFLHRAGRRRRTATLGSGCAVGWWWPGRCAGQVALRHDLSWRIRQIRKRLDEISENRAVYNIEHTPAPAWAASSATTLAAWDDLEEYTVGLDKYSDMLKEQLLDDSVPARALVPIAGESSIGKTTLARKVYQSLEVRNHFEIRTWTVIPHKCRAADVLRDIHRQMTNQLRRAPSASKQAAEDACDGNKAIGTGKDISNQLHKSMTGRRYLVVVDGSVSVTDWNSLRASLPDEGNGSRVLLITDPEGLEVVGLGHAGHTYDPIELTRLSPESTYEVFRRRVFGARGDCPGRYKSRYYQDVFRITRGLPLSIVVLAGILRSKELPAEWDEVMAQLAPPAREQQHRGGSSSNSWPRIMSRAFDDLPHHLKSCFLYLAAMRESTPVDAQRLVRLWVAEGFVRPRRGSTMEEVGQGYLKELISRCMVQLVDKDDFGAVQTVVVHDRLQAFAQDEAQEASFIESHDSTDVLAPATVRRLAVLNSTTDRYVQLSNALPKLRSIICDFVEVRRVRSSSNIIHTGDLGFLHASKFLRVVDIQGLELKKLPNEIGSMIHIRYLGLQCGDLEKLPSTIGNLVNLQSLILGGRHVLEVPAAFWRIPTLRHVVALFTLPSRALGDLHSLQTLHGVHPRGWGGDYNPLGKAANLRSLELRELTAEHTDALEAALESLDLLEHLELRGDPLPSSVFSIPSLRRLQSLKLIGAMDAPEGPNSAEDVRYIRPNLTRLSMWNTEVGQKFVDMLAELPNLAELTMMYDAYDGDRLAFVETGFPRLHKLKLGLTKLEEWTVSPESMPGLAMLTLFRCAKMRMLPEALAGMTELEEVVLYSMPDIVERIKEGEGQDYHKVKHVPVIQTIY from the exons ATGGCGGAGACGGCGATCACGACGGTGCTGGCCAAGGTGGCGGAGCTGGTGGCGTGGGAGGCGGCGGTGCTGCTGGAGGTGGGCGACGAcgtgcgcctcctccgcgacAAGCTCGAGTGGCTCCACACCTTCATCCGCGAcgccgaccgccgccgccgcctccgcgacGACGAGTTCGTCGCCGTCTGGGTGCGCCAGACCCGCGACGTCGTCTTCGAGGCCGAGGACGCGCTCGACGACTTCCTCCACCGCGCCGGCCGGAGGCGGAGGACGGCCACGCTGGGTTCCGGGTGCGCCGTCGGGTGGTGGTGGCCCGGCCGGTGCGCCGGCCAGGTCGCGCTCCGGCACGACCTCTCGTGGCGTATCCGCCAGATCAGGAAGCGGCTCGATGAGATCTCCGAGAACCGCGCCGTCTACAACATCGAGCACACGCCCGCGCCGGCCTGGGccgcctcctccgccaccaccctcGCCGCCTG GGACGATCTGGAGGAGTACACGGTTGGGCTGGACAAGTACAGCGACATGCTCAAGGAGCAGCTCCTGGACGACTCCGTCCCCGCGCGCGCGCTCGTGCCCATCGCCGGCGAGAGCAGCATTGGCAAGACGACGCTCGCCCGGAAGGTGTACCAGAGCCTCGAGGTCCGCAACCACTTCGAGATCCGCACGTGGACGGTGATCCCGCACAAGTGCCGCGCCGCCGACGTCCTCCGCGACATCCACCGGCAGATGACCAACCAGCTGCGGCGGGCCCCCTCCGCGTCCAAGCAGGCCGCGGAAGACGCCTGCGACGGCAACAAAGCCATCGGAACGGGAAAGGACATCAGCAACCAGCTTCACAAGAGCATGACAGGGAGGCGGTACCTCGTGGTCGTCGACGGCAGCGTGTCCGTCACGGACTGGAACAGCCTGCGAGCCTCCCTCCCCGACGAGGGCAACGGCAGCAGGGTGCTCCTGATCACGGACCCGGAAGGCCTGGAGGTGGTCGGCCTCGGCCACGCTGGCCACACGTACGACCCGATCGAGCTGACCCGGCTGAGTCCGGAGAGCACGTACGAGGTGTTCCGGCGCCGGGTGTTCGGCGCCCGCGGCGACTGCCCCGGCCGGTACAAGTCGAGGTACTACCAGGACGTGTTCCGGATCACGCGCGGCCTGCCGCTGTCGATCGTCGTCCTCGCCGGGATCCTGCGGTCCAAGGAGCTGCCGGCGGAGTGGGACGAGGTGATGGCGCAGCTGGCCCCGCCGGCGCGCGAGCAGCAGCACaggggcggcagcagcagcaacagctggCCCCGGATCATGTCGCGGGCCTTCGACGACCTGCCGCACCACCTCAAGTCGTGCTTCCTCTACCTGGCGGCGATGCGGGAGAGCACGCCCGTGGATGCGCAGCGCCTGGTGCGCCTGTGGGTGGCCGAGGGGTTCGTGCGCCCGCGCCGCGGGAGCACCATGGAGGAGGTCGGGCAGGGGTACCTCAAGGAGCTCATCTCCCGCTGCATGGTGCAGCTGGTGGACAAGGACGACTTCGGCGCCGTGCAGACGGTGGTGGTGCACGACCGCCTGCAAGCCTTCGCGCAGGACGAGGCGCAGGAGGCCAGCTTCATCGAGAGCCACGACAGCACCGACGTGCTCGCGCCTGCCACCGTGCGCCGCCTCGCTGTCCTCAACTCCACCACGGACAGGTACGTGCAGCTCAGCAACGCGCTCCCCAAGCTGCGCTCCATCATCTGCGACTTTGTGGAGGTTCGCCGAGTCAGGTCGTCCAGCAACATCATCCACACCGGCGACCTGGGATTCCTCCATGCTTCCAAGTTCCTCCGCGTCGTTGACATCCAGGGACTCGAGCTCAAGAAGCTCCCAAACGAGATCGGCTCCATGATCCACATCAG GTACCTGGGTCTCCAATGCGGCGACTTGGAGAAGCTCCCGAGCACCATAGGCAACCTTGTCAACCTGCAGTCGCTCATCCTCGGCGGCCGGCACGTCCTGGAGGTGCCCGCCGCGTTCTGGAGGATCCCCACGCTGCGGCACGTCGTCGCGCTGTTCACTCTGCCGAGCAGGGCCCTGGGCGACCTGCACAGCCTCCAGACGCTCCACGGCGTGCATCCCCGCGGATGGGGCGGCGACTACAACCCGCTGGGGAAGGCCGCCAACCTCCGGTCGCTGGAGCTCCGCGAGCTGACCGCCGAGCACACCGATGCGCTGGAGGCCGCGCTGGAGAGCCTCGACCTCCTAGAGCACCTGGAGCTGCGGGGCGATCCGCTGCCGTCGAGCGTGTTCagtatcccgagcctccgccggCTGCAGAGCCTGAAGCTGATAGGCGCCATGGATGCGCCGGAGGGGCCCAACAGCGCGGAGGACGTCCGGTACATCCGGCCGAACCTGACCAGGCTGTCGATGTGGAACACCGAGGTGGGGCAGAAGTTCGTGGACATGCTGGCCGAGCTGCCGAACCTGGCCGAGCTCACGATGATGTACGACGCCTATGACGGCGATCGGCTGGCGTTCGTGGAGACTGGGTTCCCGAGGCTGCACAAGCTGAAGCTCGGCCTAACGAAGCTGGAGGAGTGGACGGTGAGCCCGGAGTCCATGCCGGGGCTCGCCATGCTGACGCTGTTCCGGTGCGCCAAAATGCGGATGCTCCCGGAGGCTCTCGCTGGGATGACGGAGCTAGAGGAGGTGGTGCTGTACAGCATGCCCGACATCGTGGAGAGGATCAAGGAGGGCGAAGGCCAGGATTACCACAAGGTTAAGCACGTACCAGTCATCCAGACTATATACTGA